One window from the genome of Nicotiana sylvestris chromosome 9, ASM39365v2, whole genome shotgun sequence encodes:
- the LOC138877703 gene encoding uncharacterized protein, producing the protein MYNRNYPNRRGLREDFVEGVEDFVRQAMSLPPYIKEGVIRCPCVKCDCMKFGKPEEVKVHLYMVGFIANYFVWTNHGEMDGSHGIFHNMVVGESSRSRENRNSDSRIHDMVANAFGMHFGGEPNENVEQTPNDEARHFYEQLEEASRPLREGRPHSELSVAVRLLSIKSDWNISQAAMDSFIDLMRELVDEEIELPGDFYKAKRLVSKLGLSSMRIDCCEDGCMLYYKDDANLSSYDDADVATASDEEVHYDQYGRIIIVPESDGFLPSNITTRIITKATRKLYDAPYASWREFPFSLKEAIFNEFKSKCVWEHQYSADVAANFNLKARKRLLHSFSIARQLNQKPGWLLQEFWDDLQRQWLTAEFLQKSEKGKKARVSEKGGSLHTGGAVSQGTIKRRMVWNGRNRDFLAGQLDGESLSAMRENVTKLTSELEASKEREKLKDAQYIGVVA; encoded by the exons atgtacaataggaattatcctaatcggcggggattgcgggaggattttgtagaaggggttgaggACTTTGTTAGACAAGCAATGTCACTTCCGCCATACATAAaagaaggagtaattaggtgcccttgtgttaagtgcgactgtatgaagtttggaaaaccAGAGGAAGTTAAGGTTCATCTTTATATGGTGGGGTTTATAGcgaattactttgtgtggactaatcatggagagatggatggtagccatgggatatttcataacatggttgttggtgaaagtagtaggtcgaGGGAGAATAGAAATAGTGATTCcagaattcatgatatggttgcgAATGCTTTTGGAATGCACTTTGGGGGTGAGCCCaacgaaaatgttgaacaaactcctaatgatgaagcaagacatttttatgaacagttagaggaagctagtcgtccactacgtGAAGGACGTCCGCACTCTGAGttgtctgttgcagttagattactaagtatcaaatctgattggaatatttctcaagcagccatggattctttcattgaccttatgcgTGAACTAGTTGACGAGGAAATCGaattacctggtgatttctataaggcaaagagattagtttctaagttaggactttcgtcaatgagaattgattgttgtgaagatggttgcatgttatattataaagatgatgcaaatttaagcagtt ACGATGATGCTGATGTTGCTACTGCTTCTgacgaggaggtgcattatgatcagtatggcaggatcatcatagtccctgagagtgatgg gttcctcccgagtaatattactacgaggataatcaccaaagcaaccagaaagctttatgatgccCCTTATGCGTCTTGGCGTGAATTCCCATTCTCACTGAAGGAGGCAATTTTCAatgaatttaag agcaagtgtgtatgggaacaccaGTATAGCGCGGACGTGGCAGCAAATTTTAATCTCAAAGCTCGCAAGCGGTTGTTGCATTCTTTCTCCATAGCTAGACAGCTGAACCAGAAGCCTGGCTGGTTGCTTCaggagttttgggatgatttgcaaaggcaatggcttactgCAGAGTTCTTACAGAagagcgaaaaaggaaagaaagctcgcgtatctgagaagggaggatcattgcacactggaggtgcggTCAGCCaggggacaataaaaagaagaatg GTGTGGAATGgaaggaatagggacttcctcgccgggcaacttgatggggagagcctctccgctatgcgggagaatgtgacaaagctcacatccgagctagaagcatccaaggaaagagaaaagcttaaAGATGCTCAGTATATTGGCGTGGTCGCTTAG